The DNA window TACCTGTCGGGCTGGCAAGTGGCCGCTGACGGCAACACGTCGGAAACCATGTACCCCGACCAGTCCCTGTACGCTTACGACTCGGTGCCCACCATGGTGCGCCGCATCAACAACACTTTCAAGCGTGCGGACGAAATCCAGTGGAGCCGTGGCATCAACCCTGGCGACCAGGAATTCATCGACTACTTCCTGCCCATCGTGGCCGATGCGGAAGCTGGTTTTGGCGGCGTGCTCAATGCCTTTGAGTTGATGAAGAACATGATCGCCGCAGGCGCTGCCGGTGTGCACTTTGAAGACCAGCTGGCTGCCGTGAAGAAGTGTGGCCACATGGGTGGCAAGGTGCTGGTGCCCACGCAGGAAGCCTGCGAGAAACTGATTTCGGCCCGTTTTGCTGCCGACGTGATGGGTGTGCCCACCATCATCCTGGCACGCACCGACGCAGAAGCCGCCAACCTGATCACGTCCGACCACGACGCCAATGACAAGCCTTTCCTGACTGGCGAGCGCACGCAAGAAGGCTTCTACCGTGTCAAAAATGGTCTGGAGCAATCCATCAGCCGTGGTGTGGCTTACGCTCCCTATGCCGATCTGGTGTGGTGCGAAACCGGCGTGCCTGACATCGGCTTCGCACGCGAATTCGCCCAAGCCGTGCTGTCTGCCTGCCCTGGCAAGCTGTTGTCGTACAACTGCTCGCCTTCGTTCAATTGGAAGAAGAACCTCAACGATAAGCAGATCGCCTCGTTCCAGGAAGATCTGTCGGCACTGGGTTACAAATTCCAGTTCATTACGCTGGCTGGCATCCACATCAACTGGTTCAACACCTTCCAGTTCGCCCATGCCTATGCACGCGGCGAAGGCATGAAGCACTACACGGAAATGGTGCAAGAGCCCGAATTCGCAGCACGTGAGAAGGGCTACACCTTCGTGTCGCACCAGCAAGAAGTGGGCGCAGGCTACTTCGACGACGTGACTACCGTGATCCAAGGCGGTTCTTCCAGCGTGAAGGCCTTGACTGGTTCCACCGAAGAAGAGCAGTTCCACTGATCTGATGCTTTGGCGTCCATGGGGATGCCAAAGTAGAACTCAGCAAACCACCTGGTGCCTTGGCATCCGGTGGTTTTGCTTTTGGTGCCCTGCTGGTGTCGGCCGCGCGCTTGGAATATTGCGATCCTCCATTGCAGTCCTAGAATGGAAAGGCGCGATGTGCTGCAAGCGAGGCCGATATGAAGAAAATTTGGATACTGACGCTTTGGCTGTTGATGGGCAGTGCCCATGCGTACGATGGCCTGACGAGCGAATTGAGCCATGCCGCAGGTGGTGCGTTGCTGGCCAGTGCGGTGACGCGGTTCTATAGCGAATCCGAGAACCGTGCTTGGATTGGCTTCGCCCTGAGTACCTCTGCCATCGTGCTTGAATCGGCCTACCAGATCTCGCGTGGCGCGAAGCGGTCAAGCCAGTTGCTCGATATTGGTTCCCATGCGGCAGGTGCTGCCTTGGGGGCATGGGTCACCGATAAATATGTCCTCATGCCTGTGATCGGGCGCTCGTATGTGGGATTCATCTATTCCCGTCAGTTTTGACAGGGGGATGCGACGATTCCTGTGCCGTTCCATGGGCCACGAGCCATGATACCGACGCATGTTGATTGCTGTCTGATTTCCGGAATTGCCCGTACAGGCTAAAATAACCGCAGTTACTAATGCACAAGGGCGAGAAAGGCATGCTGGTTATGACACCGCGAACTACATCGGAGATGTTTACCGGCCGTTGAGGCTGGCCGTTCGCGCCTGCACAGGATTTGTACCCTCTCCCTGAAAAAGCGCGGACATGTTCCGCGCTTTTTTGTTTCTGCATGAGAAGCGCTGCATTGCACCCACACAAGATTTGACAAGGACTTCCATGATTCACATCACGCTCCCCGATGGCTCACAGCGCGAGTATCCCGGCCCGGTCACGGTGGCCGAGGTCGCCGCTTCCATTGGTGCCGGTCTGGCCAAGGCGGCGCTGGCCGGCAAGATTGGCGATAAGGTGGTCGATACGAGCTATTTGATTGCGCAGGACAGCCCGCTCTCGATCGTGACGGCCAAGGACGCCGATGGGCTGGAGGTCATTCGCCATTCCACGGCCCACCTCTTGGCCTATGCGGTCAAGGAGCTGTTCCCTGAGGCGCAGGTCACGATTGGCCCTGTGATCGAACACGGTTTCTTCTACGACTTTGCCTACAAGCGCCCCTTCACACCCGAAGATTTGGCTGCGATCGAAAAGCGCATGGCTGAACTGGCGGCCAAGGATGAGCCTGTGGTGCGCCGGGTGCTGCCGCGTGATGAGGCCGTACAGTACTTCAAGGGCCTGGGCGAGCATTACAAGGCAGAAATTATTGCCAGCATTCCCAGCAATGAAGATGTGAGCCTGTACCGCGAGGGCGCTTTTGAAGACCTGTGTCGCGGCCCCCACGTGCCGAGCACGGGCAAGCTCAAGTTCTTCAAGCTCATGAAGGTGGCTGGTGCCTATTGGCGCGGCGACCACCGCAACGAAATGCTGCAGCGCATCTACGGTACAGCCTGGGCCACCAAGGACGAGCTGCAGCAGTACCTGACCATGCTGGAAGAGGCCGAGAAGCGTGACCACCGCAAGCTGGGCCGTGAACTGGACCTGTTCCACATCGACGAGCATTCGCCCGGCACGGTGTTCTGGCACCCCAAGGGCTGGACGCTGTGGCAGGAGGTGGAGCAGTACATGCGCCGTGTGTACCGCGACAACGGCTACCAGGAAGTCAAGGGGCCACAAATTCTGGACAAGGGCCTGTGGGAGAAGACGGGCCACTGGGACAAGTACCGTGAGAACATGTTCACCACGGAAAGCGAAAAGCGCGATTACGCGCTCAAGCCGATGAACTGTCCGGGCCACATCATCATCTTCAACCAGGGCATCAAAAGCTACCGCGATCTGCCGCTGCGTTTTGGTGAGTTTGGCCAGTGCCATCGCAATGAACCCACGGGCGGTTTGCACGGCATCATGCGGGTGCGTGCCTTCACACAGGACGATGGCCACATTTTTTGCACCGAAGAGCAGATCCAGGGCGAGGTGGTGGCGTTCACCACTTTGCTGCAGAAGGTGTACAAGGATTTTGGCTTTACGGACATCGTCTACAAGCTGTCCACCCGGCCTGAACAGCGCATTGGCTCCGAAGAAAGCTGGGACCGTGCCGAGCAGGCGTTGGCCGAAGGCTTGCGGGCTTCCGGCTGCGCGTTCGAGTACTTGCCGGGTGAAGGCGCCTTCTATGGCCCCAAGATCGAATACACGCTCAAGGACGCATTGGGGCGCCCCTGGCAGTGCGGCACCATCCAGGTGGATCCCAACATGCCCGAGCGACTGGGCGCGGAGTATGTGGGCGAGGATGGCGCGCGCCATCGACCCATCATGCTGCACCGTGCCATCGTCGGCAGTCTGGAGCGGTTCATCGGTATTCTGATCGAGCAGCACGCCGGTGCCTTGCCGGCCTGGCTGGCGCCAGTGCAGGTGGCGGTGCTCAATATCACCGATGCGCAGAGCGATTACTGTCGTGAAATTGCCGAAAAACTGGAAAAAGCACTGCCCCAACACCCCTTGCGTGTGGCGCTGGATCTGCGTAACGAAAAGATTACGTATAAAATACGGGAGCATTCCATGCAAAAGCTGCCTTTTATCCTCGTCGCTGGCGACAAGGAGCGGGTAGCTGGTGCCGTCGCAGTACGCGCCCGTGGCAACAAAGACCTCGGCGTGATGCCGGTCGATGCGTTTATTGAACTCATCACCCAGGCGATTGCATCCAAGACCTAATTTTTGGTTGAAATGCGCTCCAGCGTAAGCTGGTTGCGCGCTAGCAGCTACGCTTTTTGTAGCGTTTTGATTTAAGGGTGAAAGCCATAGCTACTGAATTTCGTGATCGTCGCCACCGTGAAGAGCGCAAGCACCGCCTGAACCGTGAAATCATGGCCCCGGAAGTCCGTCTTTCCGGGCCGGAAAACGAGCCTCTCGGTGTGGTCAGCCTCATGGAGGCGCTGCGCATGGCGGGTGAACTGGATGTGGATCTGGTAGAAATCGCCGCTACGGCCAATCCGCCTGTCTGCCGCCTGATGGACTACGGCAAGTTCAAATACATTGAACAAAAGCGTGCAGCGGAAGCCAAGGCCAAGCAGACGGTCATTGAGATCAAGGAAGTCAAGTTCCGTCCCGGTACGGACGATGGCGACTACAACATCAAGTTGCGCAATATTCGCCGTTTTTTGGCGGAAGGCGACAAGTGCAAGATCACGCTGCGTTTCCGCGGTCGCGAGATTACGCACCAGGATCTGGGCTTGGCCCTGCTCAATCGCCTGCGTGATGATCTGGCCGATACCATTCTGGTGGAGCAGTTTCCCCGCCTTGAAGGTCGCCAGATGATCATGATGATTGCACCGGCACGCAAGAAGGCCGCTGCGCCCAAACCTGTTGCCGATGGCGCAGCAGGTGCGGATTCTGCGGATTGAGTCTTTGCCTGCGGGATATTCACAAGATGGGCTGGTTTCATTGGCGACGATGAAACCAGGCATAGGAGGGGCGCTAGCGCCTTTCTGCGGTGGGTTGTAAAGCCTGCCGGTAAAAGTGGCTCGGGGCCAACAAGTTTGCAAATCGTTTTGCAAACGCCTCACGAGCACAAAAAATAGGAGCATTCAAATGCCCAAAATGAAGACCAAGAGCAGCGCTAAAAAGCGCTTTCGCGTTCGTCCAGGTGGCACCGTCAAGCGCGGCCAAGCCTTCAAACGTCACATCCTGACCAAGAAGACCACGAAGAACAAGCGCCACCTGCGTGGCATTGTCGGCGTGCATGATGGCGATATGGGCTCCATCGCAAAGATGTTGCCTTCCGCTGGCCTGTAATCAACTGACGAACAAGGAGTACTCACATGCCTCGCGTTAAACGTGGTGTAACGGCCCATGCCCGTCACAAAAAGGTTCTGGCCCTCGCTAAGGGTTTTCGCGGTCGTCGCGGTAATGTTTTCCGGATCGCCAAACAGGCGGTAATGAAGGCGGGGCAATATGCCTACCGTGACCGCCGTGCCAAGAAGCGCGTGTTCCGCCGCCTCTGGATTGCCCGTATCAATGCCGGTGCCCGTGAACTGGGCCTGACCTACAGCCAGTTCGCCAACGGCCTGAAGAAGGCGTCCATCGAGATCGACCGCAAGATGCTGGCCGACCTCGCGGTGCACGACAAGGCTGCCTTCGGCAGCATCGTGGAACAGGTCAAGGCCAAGCTGGCTGCCTGAGTTCACGGCGAGCAACTATCTTTTTGATAGCTGCAAGCGCTTAAACAACAAGGGCTAGGGCTTGAAAAGGCACTAGCCCTTGTTTCTTTTGAAGAATGCATATGAACGAGTTGGACTCTCTGGTCGAAAGCGCACAGCAGTTGTTCGCGCAAAGCGCCACGCCCGCTGATCTGGAAAATGCCAAAGCCCAGTTTCTGGGCAAGTCCGGTCGTGTGACCGAACTCATGAAAGGCATGGCACAGCTTTCCGTGGAAGAGAAGAAATCCCGCGGCGCCGCCATCAATGTGACCAAGCAGGCCATTGAGGCCGCGCTCACGGCGCGCCGCCAGGCGCTCCAGGACGCCGAACTGCAGGCGCAGCTCAAGGCCGAGGCGCTGGACGTCACGCTGCCGGGCCGCCAGCGAGGCCAGGGTGGGTTGCACCCCGTGTCCCTGACGCTCGAACGTATCGAGGGTATCTTCGGTTCGATGGGTTTCGACGTGGCCGAGGGCCCCGAGATCGAGACCGACTGGTTCAACTTCACCGCACTGAACACGCCCGAAGACCACCCAGCGCGTTCCATGCACGACACTTTTTACGTCGAGGGCGGATCGCCCGAGGCGCCCCATCTGCTGCGCACGCACACCAGCCCCATGCAGATCCGCCACGCGGTGCAGCATGTCAAGCGCCACCGCGCACTGCTCGACGCCGGCCAGCCCATGCCCGAAATTCGCGTCATCGCGCCGGGCCGCACCTACCGTGTGGACAGCGATGCCACGCATTCGCCCATGTTCCACCAGTGTGAAGGCCTGTGGATCGGCGAGAACGTGAGCTTTAAAGATCTGAAGGTCATCTTTACGGCGTTTTGCCGTACTTTCTTCGAGAGCGATGACCTGGTGCTGCGCTTTCGCCCCAGCTTTTTCCCGTTCACCGAACCGAGTGCCGAGATCGACATCCAGTTCCAGGACGGGCCGCTCGCCGGCCGCTGGCTCGAAGTGGCTGGCTCCGGCCAGGTGCACCCCAACGTGGTGCGCAACATGGGGCTCGATCCCGAGCGCTACATTGGTTTTGCTTTCGGCATGGGGCCAGACCGGCTCACCATGCTGCGCTATGGCGTGAACGATCTGCGCCTGTTCTTCGACGGTGACATCCGTTTTCTGTCGCAGTTCCAGTAATACAAAAAAGTGAGCTGCCAGCGCTTATATTGATTGGTTTTCAACTTGTTTTGTTGATCAAACCTATACCTGACAAGCGCAAGCAGCTCATTTTTTAAGAGCACGCCAAAGAAGTCTGACTATGCAATTTCCTGAATCCTGGTTGCGCGAATTCTGCAACCCGCCGCTCACAACCCAAGAACTGGCCGACACCCTGACCATGGCAGGGTTGGAGGTTGAAGAGCTGCAGAGCGTGGCGCCGCCGTTCACGAAAATCGTCGTGGGCGAGATCAAGGACGCCCAGCAGCATCCCAATGCCGACCGCCTGCGCGTGTGCCAGGTGGACGTGGGCCAGGGCGAGCTGCTCAACATCGTCTGCGGCGCGCCCAATGCGCGCGTGGGCATCCGCGTGCCCTGCGCCTTGGTGGGCGCCGAGCTACCCCCCGGCGAGGACGGCAAGCCCTTTCTCATCAAGGTCGGCAAACTGCGCGGCGTGGAAAGCCAGGGCATGCTGTGCTCGGCGCGCGAGCTCAAGCTCTCCGAAGACCATGGCGGCCTCCTGGAGCTGCCGCTGGACGCCCCGCTGGGCCAGGACATCCGCCAGTACCTGAATCTCGACGACACCCTGTTCACGCTCAAGCTCACGCCCAATCTGGCGCATTGCCTGAGCGTCTACGGCGTGGCGCGCGAGGTCGCCGCCCTGACCGGCGCGCCGCTCAAGGCGCCCGCGTTTCCCGCAGTGGCCGTTGCGCTGGACGACCAGCTGCCCGTCAAGGTCAGCGCCCCCGACCTGTGCGGCCGCTTCTCGGGCCGCATCGTGCGCAACGTCAACACGCAGGCCAAGACCCCGCAGTGGATGGTGGACCGCCTGGCGCGCTGCGGTCAGCGCAGCGTGACCGCGCTGGTGGACATCTCCAACTACGTGATGTTCGAGCTGGGCCGTCCTTCGCACATCTTCGACCTCGACAAGATCCATGGCGGCCTGGAGGTGCGCTGGGGCCGCGCGGGCGAGCAGCTCAAGCTGCTCAACGGCAACACCGTCGAAGTGGACGAGAAGGTCGGCGTGATCGCCGACGAGCAACAGGTCGAATCGCTCGCCGGCATCATGGGCGGTGACGCCACGGCCGTGTCCGACGGCACGCGCCACATCTACGTCGAGGCCGCCTTCTGGTGGCCCAAGGCGATTGCCGGTCGCTCGCGCCGCTACAACTTCTCCACCGATGCCGGTCACCGTTTCGAGCGCGGTGTTGATCCACAGCTCACCGTGGAACACATCGAGCGCATCACGCAACTCATCCTTGAGATCTGCGGTACACCCGAAACCGTTTGCGGCCCCGTGGTGGACCAGCAGGCAGGGATGCCTGTTCCACAGCCCGTCACGCTGCGCGTAGCGCGCGCTGCCAAGGTGATTGGCATGCCACTCACCCAGGCGCAGTGCGCCGACGCACTCCAGCGCCTGGGGTTGTCCGTGTCGCTGGGCGATGCGACGGTCACGGTGGTGCCGCCCTCGTACCGTTTCGACATTGCGATCGAAGAAGACCTGATCGAAGAAGTTGCACGCATGGTGGGTTACAACCAGCTGCCCACCACCCCGCCGCTGGCCCCGATCACCCCCAAGTTGCAGGCTGAAAACCGGCGCGGCCCGTTTGCGGTGCGGCGCCAGCTGGCCGGCTTGGGTTACCAGGAAACCATCAATTTCAGCTTTGTCGAGGAGCGCTGGGAGCATGGGCTGGCAGGCAATCCCAACCCGATCAAGCTGCTCAACCCGATTGCCAGCCAGATGGGTGTCATGCGCTCGACGCTGCTGGGTTCGCTGCTGCAGGTGCTGAAGTTCAACCTTGATCGCCGCACCGAGCGTGTGCGTGTGTTTGAGATGGGCCGCGTGTTTCTGCGTGATTCGTCCGTGGAAAACACCGATACGACGGTGGAGGGGTTCGACCAGCCGGTGCGCGTTGCCGGTCTGGCGTGCGGCCCGGCCGATAGGCTGCAGTGGGGACGCAAGGAGCAGGCGGTCGACTTCTACGACGTCAAGGGCGATATCGAAGCCTTGCTGGCACCCTTGCAGCCGCAGTTTGAAGTGGCCGCACACCCTGCAATGCACCCGGGTCGCTGCGCCCGCGTGCTGCTCGATGGCGAAGCCATCGGCTTTGTCGGCGAGTTGCACCCGCAGTGGCGCCAGTCGTGGGAGCTGGCCCAGGTTCCCGTGCTGTTTGAACTGGACCTGAACGCCGTGCAGGGGCGCGTGGTGCCGCGGTTCAAGCCGGTTTCCAAGCACCAGTCGGTCGAGCGCGACCTGGCGGTGGTGGTCGCCGAGCAGGTGACCCATGCCGATATCATGGCGTCCATTCGGGCGGCATTGCCGGGCACCCTGTTGCGCAATGCCGTGCTTTTCGATGTCTATCGGCCCAAGCCCGCCAAGCATGAAGGCGCTGCCGAAGGATCCAACAGCCTGGCAGCAGGCGAAAAGAGCCTTGCAGTGCGCCTGACGTTAGGCGGTGACGCCAACCTGACGGACGCTGAAATCGATGCAGCCATGCAAGCGGTGTTGACCCGCCTGGTAGAGCAAGTCGGCGCAAGACTGCGCGTGTAAAACAGGAATGGAGCAGTGACGTGATCGAATTTGCGGTAGAGAGTCTCGAAACGCCGGCCCTGACCAAGGCGCAGCTTGCGGACCTGTTGTTTGACCACATCGGGCTTAATAAGCGCGAGTCCAAGGACATGGTGGATGCCTTCTTTGACCTGATCGCGCAAAGCCTGGTGGAGGGTGAGGACGTCAAACTGTCGGGGTTTGGCAATTTCCAGATTCGTACCAAGGCGCCTCGCCCTGGCCGCAATCCGCGCACGGGGGAAGCCATTCCCATTGGCGCGCGCCGCGTTGTCACCTTCCATGCCAGCAGCAAGCTCAAGGAGCAGATCCAGGGCGCTCCTGAGTGATGGGGGCCGGGCCCCGTTGTTGTGGCTCATTTGCTGCAGCCGGGTGGCGTTTAACGTGCGTCTGCAGTAGGCTTAAGGGTTTTCCGTCGCTGCATTGTTTCTGATCTGAATTCATGGGCACGCTGCTTCCTTCCATTCCGGCCAAGCGCTATTTCACTATTGGTGAAGTGGCCGAGCTTTGCGGCGTCAAACCCCATGTGCTGCGCTATTGGGAGCAGGAATTTACCCAGTTGCGCCCCATGAAACGGCGTGGAAACCGCCGCTACTACCAGCACCACGAAGTGTTGATGATCCGCCGCATCCGGGATTTGCTGTACGACCAGGGGTTCACCATCAGTGGCGCCCGCAACCAACTACAGGATTCACACCATGCGCAGCGACCTGCCTTGGAGATGCAAGTCGATACAGCGTTGCCCATGGACCCGTCACCCGAAGAGGTTTTGACGGGTCGATTGCAGAGCTGGGAAGCTGTTCAGAAAGAGTTGTTTGAAATTCGGGCGCTTCTTTCGTTGGACGCATAATTTTCGGCCTATAATCACAGGCTTGTCGGCGTGTGGCGCAGCCTGGTAGCGCACTTGCATGGGGTGCAAGGGGTCGAAGGTTCGAATCCTTTCACGCCGACCAAATATAAAGAAGACAACGGGTTACAGTAGAAATGCTGTAGCCCGTTTTCATTTCTGCGCAAGTTGCGCCCGTGTCCTGTAGTCTGCAGGAAGCTAGGCCGGATGTGCGTTGATACGGCTGTCGGAGAAAATCATGGAAAAGCATTACCTCACCCCTCTTTTCTCTCCCGAAACTGTTGCTGTCTTTGCCGGAGACTGCGAAGACGACGCCCATTTGACTTCTCAGGCCAAAGCGCTGCATGAAGCGTTGAGAGCGCAGCGTTATACGGGACGCCTGGTCTTTGTGGATCTGCAAAAAACGACGGGCTCCTTGGCCGATCTGGTTCAGACACGCGCCGATTTGGCGGTCATCGCACTGCCTGCGGCCGATGTGGCGGCGGCACTGGAAGTGGCGGGACGCATGGCCTGCCGGGCGGCGATGATTGTTTCGAGTGGCATTGGCCCCGACCTGGCCACACAACTGAAAAAGATTGCCCACCGCGAGGGCATGTACCTCCTGGGGCCCAACAGCCTGGGGCTGCAGCGGCCGGCCTTGCAACTCAATGCCAGTGCTGCGGGGCCGTTGGCCAGAACCGGCTCACTGGCACTGGTGTCGCAATCGG is part of the Simplicispira sp. 125 genome and encodes:
- the thrS gene encoding threonine--tRNA ligase; amino-acid sequence: MIHITLPDGSQREYPGPVTVAEVAASIGAGLAKAALAGKIGDKVVDTSYLIAQDSPLSIVTAKDADGLEVIRHSTAHLLAYAVKELFPEAQVTIGPVIEHGFFYDFAYKRPFTPEDLAAIEKRMAELAAKDEPVVRRVLPRDEAVQYFKGLGEHYKAEIIASIPSNEDVSLYREGAFEDLCRGPHVPSTGKLKFFKLMKVAGAYWRGDHRNEMLQRIYGTAWATKDELQQYLTMLEEAEKRDHRKLGRELDLFHIDEHSPGTVFWHPKGWTLWQEVEQYMRRVYRDNGYQEVKGPQILDKGLWEKTGHWDKYRENMFTTESEKRDYALKPMNCPGHIIIFNQGIKSYRDLPLRFGEFGQCHRNEPTGGLHGIMRVRAFTQDDGHIFCTEEQIQGEVVAFTTLLQKVYKDFGFTDIVYKLSTRPEQRIGSEESWDRAEQALAEGLRASGCAFEYLPGEGAFYGPKIEYTLKDALGRPWQCGTIQVDPNMPERLGAEYVGEDGARHRPIMLHRAIVGSLERFIGILIEQHAGALPAWLAPVQVAVLNITDAQSDYCREIAEKLEKALPQHPLRVALDLRNEKITYKIREHSMQKLPFILVAGDKERVAGAVAVRARGNKDLGVMPVDAFIELITQAIASKT
- a CDS encoding integration host factor subunit alpha, encoding MIEFAVESLETPALTKAQLADLLFDHIGLNKRESKDMVDAFFDLIAQSLVEGEDVKLSGFGNFQIRTKAPRPGRNPRTGEAIPIGARRVVTFHASSKLKEQIQGAPE
- the rpmI gene encoding 50S ribosomal protein L35; this encodes MPKMKTKSSAKKRFRVRPGGTVKRGQAFKRHILTKKTTKNKRHLRGIVGVHDGDMGSIAKMLPSAGL
- the pheT gene encoding phenylalanine--tRNA ligase subunit beta produces the protein MQFPESWLREFCNPPLTTQELADTLTMAGLEVEELQSVAPPFTKIVVGEIKDAQQHPNADRLRVCQVDVGQGELLNIVCGAPNARVGIRVPCALVGAELPPGEDGKPFLIKVGKLRGVESQGMLCSARELKLSEDHGGLLELPLDAPLGQDIRQYLNLDDTLFTLKLTPNLAHCLSVYGVAREVAALTGAPLKAPAFPAVAVALDDQLPVKVSAPDLCGRFSGRIVRNVNTQAKTPQWMVDRLARCGQRSVTALVDISNYVMFELGRPSHIFDLDKIHGGLEVRWGRAGEQLKLLNGNTVEVDEKVGVIADEQQVESLAGIMGGDATAVSDGTRHIYVEAAFWWPKAIAGRSRRYNFSTDAGHRFERGVDPQLTVEHIERITQLILEICGTPETVCGPVVDQQAGMPVPQPVTLRVARAAKVIGMPLTQAQCADALQRLGLSVSLGDATVTVVPPSYRFDIAIEEDLIEEVARMVGYNQLPTTPPLAPITPKLQAENRRGPFAVRRQLAGLGYQETINFSFVEERWEHGLAGNPNPIKLLNPIASQMGVMRSTLLGSLLQVLKFNLDRRTERVRVFEMGRVFLRDSSVENTDTTVEGFDQPVRVAGLACGPADRLQWGRKEQAVDFYDVKGDIEALLAPLQPQFEVAAHPAMHPGRCARVLLDGEAIGFVGELHPQWRQSWELAQVPVLFELDLNAVQGRVVPRFKPVSKHQSVERDLAVVVAEQVTHADIMASIRAALPGTLLRNAVLFDVYRPKPAKHEGAAEGSNSLAAGEKSLAVRLTLGGDANLTDAEIDAAMQAVLTRLVEQVGARLRV
- the aceA gene encoding isocitrate lyase translates to MPQSLTQQLSREQQIAALEKDWAQNPRWKGVKRGYTAADVVRLRGSLQPQHTLAQRGAEKLWEKVNGGAKKGYVNAFGAISAGQAMQQAKAGLEAVYLSGWQVAADGNTSETMYPDQSLYAYDSVPTMVRRINNTFKRADEIQWSRGINPGDQEFIDYFLPIVADAEAGFGGVLNAFELMKNMIAAGAAGVHFEDQLAAVKKCGHMGGKVLVPTQEACEKLISARFAADVMGVPTIILARTDAEAANLITSDHDANDKPFLTGERTQEGFYRVKNGLEQSISRGVAYAPYADLVWCETGVPDIGFAREFAQAVLSACPGKLLSYNCSPSFNWKKNLNDKQIASFQEDLSALGYKFQFITLAGIHINWFNTFQFAHAYARGEGMKHYTEMVQEPEFAAREKGYTFVSHQQEVGAGYFDDVTTVIQGGSSSVKALTGSTEEEQFH
- the infC gene encoding translation initiation factor IF-3, translating into MKAIATEFRDRRHREERKHRLNREIMAPEVRLSGPENEPLGVVSLMEALRMAGELDVDLVEIAATANPPVCRLMDYGKFKYIEQKRAAEAKAKQTVIEIKEVKFRPGTDDGDYNIKLRNIRRFLAEGDKCKITLRFRGREITHQDLGLALLNRLRDDLADTILVEQFPRLEGRQMIMMIAPARKKAAAPKPVADGAAGADSAD
- the pheS gene encoding phenylalanine--tRNA ligase subunit alpha, which encodes MNELDSLVESAQQLFAQSATPADLENAKAQFLGKSGRVTELMKGMAQLSVEEKKSRGAAINVTKQAIEAALTARRQALQDAELQAQLKAEALDVTLPGRQRGQGGLHPVSLTLERIEGIFGSMGFDVAEGPEIETDWFNFTALNTPEDHPARSMHDTFYVEGGSPEAPHLLRTHTSPMQIRHAVQHVKRHRALLDAGQPMPEIRVIAPGRTYRVDSDATHSPMFHQCEGLWIGENVSFKDLKVIFTAFCRTFFESDDLVLRFRPSFFPFTEPSAEIDIQFQDGPLAGRWLEVAGSGQVHPNVVRNMGLDPERYIGFAFGMGPDRLTMLRYGVNDLRLFFDGDIRFLSQFQ
- a CDS encoding MerR family transcriptional regulator, whose amino-acid sequence is MGTLLPSIPAKRYFTIGEVAELCGVKPHVLRYWEQEFTQLRPMKRRGNRRYYQHHEVLMIRRIRDLLYDQGFTISGARNQLQDSHHAQRPALEMQVDTALPMDPSPEEVLTGRLQSWEAVQKELFEIRALLSLDA
- the rplT gene encoding 50S ribosomal protein L20 — its product is MPRVKRGVTAHARHKKVLALAKGFRGRRGNVFRIAKQAVMKAGQYAYRDRRAKKRVFRRLWIARINAGARELGLTYSQFANGLKKASIEIDRKMLADLAVHDKAAFGSIVEQVKAKLAA